GCGCTACAGGGAAACTGACGGGAACGCGTGTTCATGGCGCATTAGTTTTTGAAAAGGAATTTGATAGCTCATCACCGTACTTGTTCAAGGCAGTTGCCACGGGCCAGACGCTGCGATCCGCTGAATTCAAATGGTACAGAGTTAATCATGCAGGGCAGGAGGTGGAGTATTACAATATGCTGCTTGAAGGTGTGAAGATCGTCTCAGTTACCCCGATGATGCATGATACCAAAAGGGTGATAAATACAGGTCATCTTGAGCAGGTTCAACTACGCTACGGCAAAATTACATGGCATTACCTTGACGGCAACATCAAATACTCTGATGCATGGAAT
This Klebsiella michiganensis DNA region includes the following protein-coding sequences:
- a CDS encoding Hcp family T6SS protein CtsH1, whose product is MAIPAYLWLKDDGGALIKGSVDVENRDYSIEITSFSHNLYIPTDGATGKLTGTRVHGALVFEKEFDSSSPYLFKAVATGQTLRSAEFKWYRVNHAGQEVEYYNMLLEGVKIVSVTPMMHDTKRVINTGHLEQVQLRYGKITWHYLDGNIKYSDAWNERVTG